A genomic region of Pseudorca crassidens isolate mPseCra1 chromosome 10, mPseCra1.hap1, whole genome shotgun sequence contains the following coding sequences:
- the ZNF445 gene encoding zinc finger protein 445 isoform X2, producing MEDPPAAQVSALSQREGCSGDLVTVQPQEAVTFKDVEVTFSQDEWGWLDASQRNLYRDVMLENYGNVTSLVGPFTKPALISWLEAREPWGLNVQGAHPKGSPSAAPAGNELHVKTDKFILKHEPLEEAMPSGCHGAANISEGTGLRESFAQKSRLKEQCGNPIQVTVKKEETNSSYGTGKDCEESGRSNSLHLKHITCLRGPRKKQSLKHGYGKHFRGSSYHCDYKEYGKGLRRVIGGFSLHQRIHAGLKGKAKDAHGKDFSLSSHHQHGQNLHMVGTLYTCSDCGKTFSHSSHLACHQRLHTQEKPFKCRACGKAFRWSSNRVRHEKIHTGLKPYKCSLCDKAFRRMSAYRLHQEIHAKQKFLESYQHEEALSCGSGFDHHLRDQNGEKLFDCSQCRKFFHCKSYILEHQRIHTQEKPYKCIKCRKTFRWRSNFTRHMRLHQEEEVCDPDKCREDFRQTSNYSQPQSAPTVEKALLCQQCGKTFNQKKALIDHQRIHTGEKPYQCSECAEEFPHKSAFIVHKRQHAVEIKPEDMPSFSEDVPSFSQDGAFQVPQSSHTTEEPYKCSQCGKAFRNHSFLLIHQRVHTREKPYKCRECGKSFRWSSNLSRHQRVHSLGKPYEYHESEDAPNLQSQILTGAKPFWCQECGKSFTRKRSLLDHKGIHSGEKRYKCNLCGKSYDRNYRLVNHQRNHTKERPFKCQWCGKDFIGRHTLCIHQRKHTRVAQSECSVAGLSSRQDTGVSLQELKPSEEKKPLEDCEKTCDQNSGLTGLQDIPTGGKCHKCTTCGKTFSKSSQLISHKRFHTRERPFKCKECGKTFRWSSNLARHMKNHTRD from the exons ATCCTCCTGCTGCACAGGTTTCTGCCCTTTCCCAGAGAGAGGGATGTTCAGGAGACCTGGTGACAGTCCAGCCTCAG GAGGCTGTGACTTTCAAGGATGTGGAGGTGACCTTTTCCCAGGATGAGTGGGGATGGCTGGACGCTTCTCAGAGGAACCTATACAGGGATGTGATGCTAGAGAATTATGGGAACGTGACTTCTTTGG TGGGGCCATTCACCAAACCTGCTCTGATCTCCTGGTTGGAGGCAAGGGAGCCGTGGGGCTTGAATGTCCAGGGAGCTCATCCTAAGGGGAGTCCAAGTGCTGCCCCTGCAG GAAATGAGCTCCATGTGAAAACAGACAAGTTCATCTTAAAACATGAACCTTTGGAAGAAGCTATGCCATCAGGATGTCATGGTGCAGCAAATATTTCTGAGGGAACAGGGCTCAGAGAATCTTTTGCACAGAAGAGCAGGTTAAAGGAGCAATGTGGAAACCCCATACAAGTGACAGTTAAGAAAGAAGAGACCAATTCCAGCTACGGGACAGGAAAAGACTGTGAAGAATCGGGAAGAAGTAATAGTCTTCATCTAAAACATATTACATGTTTGAGAGGACCCAGAAAAAAGCAGTCCCTTAAACATGGCTATGGCAAACACTTCAGAGGGAGTTCATACCACTGTGATTACAAGGAATATGGGAAAGGGCTCAGACGCGTGATTGGGGGGTTTAGCCTACATCAGAGAATTCACGCTGGACTGAAAGGGAAGGCAAAGGATGCGCACGGGAAGGACTTCAGCCTTAGTTCTCATCACCAACACGGGCAGAATCTTCACATGGTGGGGACATTGTATACGTGCAGTGACTGTGGGAAGACCTTCAGTCATAGCTCCCATCTTGCATGTCATCAGCGACTTCACACTCAAGAGAAGCCGTTTAAATGTAGGGcctgtgggaaagccttcaggtGGAGCTCGAACCGTGTGCGACATGAGAAAATTCACACTGGATTGAAACCTTATAAATGCAGTTTATGTGACAAAGCTTTCCGACGCATGTCTGCCTACCGCCTGCACCAGGAAATTCATGCTAAGCAGAAATTTCTTGAATCTTATCAGCACGAGGAAGCTCTCTCTTGTGGCTCAGGGTTTGATCATCATTTGAGAGACCAAAATGGGGAGAAACTCTTTGACTGTAGCCAGTGTAGGAAATTCTTCCACTGTAAGTCATATATTCTTGAACATCAAAGGATTCACACCCAGGAGAAACCCTATAAATGCATCAAATGTAGGAAAACATTTAGGTGGAGGTCAAACTTCACTCGTCACATGAGactgcaccaggaagaggaggTCTGTGATCCAGACAAATGTAGAGAAGACTTTAGGCAGACCTCCAACTACAGTCAGCCCCAGAGTGCCCCCACTGTGGAGAAAGCTCTTTTGTGTCAGCAGTGTGGGAAGAcctttaatcaaaagaaagctctcATTgatcatcagagaattcacacaggCGAGAAACCATACCAATGCAGTGAATGTGCAGAAGAGTTTCCTCATAAGTCGGCCTTTATTGTTCATAAGAGGCAGCATGCCGTCGAAATAAAGCCTGAGGACATGCCATCGTTTAGTGAGGACGTGCCATCGTTTAGTCAGGACGGAGCATTCCAAGTTCCTCAGAGCAGTCACACCACAGAGGAACCCTACAAATGCAGCCAGTGTGGCAAAGCCTTCCGTAATCACTCATTCCTCCTTATCCATCAGAGAGTTCATACCAGAGAGAAGCCTTATAAGTGCAGGGAGTGCGGGAAGTCTTTCAGATGGAGTTCTAACCTCTCCCGACATCAGAGGGTTCACTCTTTGGGGAAACCGTATGAGTACCATGAAAGTGAAGATGCTCCAAATCTGCAGTCACAAATACTCACTGGTGCAAAACCTTTTTGGTGCCAAGAATGTGGGAAAAGCTTTACACGTAAAAGAAGTCTTTTAGATCATAAGGGAATACACAGTGGAGAGAAACGCTATAAATGTAATCTGTGTGGGAAATCTTACGACAGAAATTATCGCcttgttaatcatcagagaaaccaCACGAAAGAGAGACCATTTAAATGTCAGTGGTGTGGGAAAGATTTCATTGGAAGACATACTCTCTGTATTCATCAGAGAAAACACACCAGAGTGGCCCAGTCTGAATGCAGTGTGGCTGGGTTGTCTTCTCGCCAGGATACAGGGGTGAGTTTACAGGAATTAAAACCAAGTGAGGAGAAGAAACCTCTTGAAGATTGTGAGAAAACTTGTGATCAGAACTCCGGACTCACTGGGCTCCAGGATATACCCACTGGGGGAAAGTGCCACAAATGTACCACGTGTGGGAAAACTTTTAGCAAGAGCTCACAACTCATTAGCCACAAGAGATTTCATACTCGAGAGAGGCCCTTCAAATGCAAAGAGTGTGGGAAGACCTTCAGGTGGTCTTCAAATTTGGCTCGGCATATGAAAAACCATACTAGAGATTAG